The Candidatus Zixiibacteriota bacterium genome includes the window CCAGGCTGGTGGCGATCAGGACCCCGATCGCCTGCTGCTGCCGCGAGATCAGCGGCACGCCGAGGTAGGCCTTTACGCCGAGCTCCTGCATGAGGTTGCCCGGGCCGAAATACATGTCCTGACCGACGTCGCGGATCACGAGCGGCCGGCGGTTCTTCATGATCCAGGTCGACCGCCCCTCGCCCGACGCGCGCGTCTGCGAGCGGTACCGTTCGGCGCCCTCTCCGGCCAAGGCGACGGTCCGGATCGCTCCGTTATCGTCGACCAGCCGCACCTGGATGTGGTCAACGCGCAGGAGCTTCAGCGCCCGCTCCGCGAGCACGGTGAGCAGCTGGTCGAGGTCGGGCAGGTTGATCTGGCGGACGATCTCGCGCAGCGCGGCCTGCTCCTCCAGGAGAGTTTCCAGTCGCTGGTTGGCAGACTCCAGCTCGCGGGTCTTGTCCCGCAGATCGCCGAGCAGGCGAGCGTTCTCGATCGCGAGCGCGGCGCTGCTCGCCAGCTGCTCGATCAGGTGTTTTTCGCGCGCGGCGAACTCCCGCGGCCGACGCGTCAGGATCGCGATCAATCCGAGCGGCTCGCGGTCGCGGCTGAGAATCGGCGCTCCGAGGAACCCGTGCAGGTCGGCTGCCCGGGCGGCGGCGGCGTAGCGCCGCCGGGAATCGAAAGCCAGGTCGTAAACCGCGAGCGGCTCCTTGTGGTCGAGAATCCACCGCGCGTGCCCCGCCAGCTTGTTCTCCACTCCGGTCTGGAACCGTCCGACGAGGGCTTCGTCTCCCGCAGCGGCGCGCGTGGCGATCCGGCCCCGCTCGTCGAGGAGCCGGAGCCACGCCAGATCGGCTCCGAAGAGCGCAGCCGCTTCCGTCGTCAGTTTCTTCAGCCACGGCTCGACCTCGAGCAGAAAAACATCGGCCAGCAGACTGCGCAAGGCGAGCTGCTCGCGGGAGGTCCGCTCCAGCTCGGAGTTGGACGATTTGAGTCTTTCGATCAGGCGGGTGTTTTCGAGCAGGATGGCCGCCCAGCTCGCCATCTGCTGCAGGAGCGCGACTTCCCGCGGAGTAAATTCGCGCGGCTCGTAGGTGAGGGCGCGCAGCGCTCCGATGACCTCACCCTGACGGGACAGGAAAGGCACGGCAAGGTAGCCGCGAACACCCGGATACCGTGTCGCTCCGGATTTCAGCGCAGCGCTTTCCCGGGCAACGTCCGAGGCCACGACCGGCTCGCGGGTCTCGATCAACCGAACAAACCGCCCCGAGCGGCTTCCCAGCGGAGCGTCCCCGCTCGACGCTCTCCCGCCGGAGCATGCGAGGAGCCGCACCGTCGAGCCGTCCACCAGCCGCACGTCCGCGATATCGGCCGCGAGGAACGCACGCGCGAGCTCGGCGAGCTTTTGCGTCAGGGTCGGAACGTCGAGGGTCGCGATCTCCTGGTTGAGTTCGATCAGGACCCGCTGAATTTCCGCTTCGCCGCCCGACCGGCGTCGAGGATCGGTCTCCGCCGCGTCGCCTTGGCGGTGAAGCAGTTGCGCGATCCGGCCCCCGATCAAGGCGCTCACGAGCGTGGCCAGGACGCCGAGATAAAGCCCCGGTTCCCCCGTGCTCCGGCCGGCCACAGCGAAATAATAGAAGGATACCACGAGCCCGGCGCCGATCAGGGCGCGCTCGGGATCGCGGCTCAGAAAAGCAAGCGCAACCGACAGCAGGTACATCGCGTAGAATTCACTTCTCGCCTGCCCGTTCAGGAGGAGCGCGAACATCGAGCCCGCGAAGTCGACGAGACCCAAAGCAGCGTAGAATCCAGCTCCCCGCGGCACGGGGGATCGCCGGTGGAGAGCCACGTTGGAGGCGGCCCACGCAAGAAGGAAGCCGTAAGCCCAGAACGGATGGACCGGCAGGGGCGCGCCGCCCAGAACCAGGGCCGCGCCGGTGGCAATCAGAACCCAGCGCAGCAGCCGGTGGCAATTTTCGTCCGCCGCCGCAAAGAGCGGCTCGAGGTAGCGCGCCATGACCGGTTGCTATACTATGCCAATCCCGCTGGAAAATAAAGGAAATTTAGCGCGGCACGGTGACGGGCGGACGGAGCCGTTGTCTTCGGCGCGGGAGACTCCTAGAATGGGCGCGAATACAACAGAGGACCCGCCGTGCGGCGGCACATACCCGGGGGGTGCCATGGCGGAAATCTTCAAGAACTATATCGATGGCCGGTGGCGAGACGCGAGGAGCGGGCGCACCTTCGAGAACCGCAATCCCGCCAACCGCCATGATCTGATCGGCGAGTTTCCGGCGTCGAGCGCTCAGGATATCGAGGAGGCGGTGTGCGCCGCGGAAAAGGCCGCGCGGCACTGGCGGCTCGTTCCCGCGCCGAAGCGGGGCGAGCGGCTCTATAGAGTCGGGGAGCTGCTGCGCCAGCGCAAGGAGGAAATCGCGCGGGTCATGACCCGGGAGATGGGAAAGATCCTCAAGGAAACCCGCGGCGACGTCCAGGAAGGGATCGACACGGCTTTTTATGCTGGCGGCGAGGGGCGGCGGCTCTTCGGCGAGACCACGCCGTCGGAGCTGCCGGACAAATTCGCCATGTCGGTTCGCTCGCCCGTCGGGGTGTGCGGCTTGATCACGCCGTGGAATTTCCCGATGGCGATCCCCACCTGGAAGCTCTTTCCGGCCCTGCTTTGCGGTAACACCGTGATCCTGAAGCCGGCGGAGGACACGCCCCACACTGCCGTGAAGCTGTTCGAGATCCTGGAGGAGGCCGGCCTGCCGCCGGGAGTCGCGAACCTGGTCCACGGGCGCGGTGAAGAGGTCGGCGCCGCTCTGGTGCGGCATCCGCGCGTGGCCTTGATTTCGTTCACCGGCTCCGCCGCCGTCGGGCGGGAGGTCGCCGCGGTTTGCGGCCAGCAGCTCAAGCGGGTCGCGCTCGAGCTCGGCGGCAAGAACGCCCAGCTGGTCCTGGAGGACGCGGACCTGGATCTTGCCCTGGAGGGAGCACTGTGGGGCGCCTTCGGCACCACCGGCCAGCGCTGCACGGCGACCAGCCGGCTGATCCTGCATCGGGCGATCAAGCAG containing:
- a CDS encoding GAF domain-containing sensor histidine kinase — translated: MARYLEPLFAAADENCHRLLRWVLIATGAALVLGGAPLPVHPFWAYGFLLAWAASNVALHRRSPVPRGAGFYAALGLVDFAGSMFALLLNGQARSEFYAMYLLSVALAFLSRDPERALIGAGLVVSFYYFAVAGRSTGEPGLYLGVLATLVSALIGGRIAQLLHRQGDAAETDPRRRSGGEAEIQRVLIELNQEIATLDVPTLTQKLAELARAFLAADIADVRLVDGSTVRLLACSGGRASSGDAPLGSRSGRFVRLIETREPVVASDVARESAALKSGATRYPGVRGYLAVPFLSRQGEVIGALRALTYEPREFTPREVALLQQMASWAAILLENTRLIERLKSSNSELERTSREQLALRSLLADVFLLEVEPWLKKLTTEAAALFGADLAWLRLLDERGRIATRAAAGDEALVGRFQTGVENKLAGHARWILDHKEPLAVYDLAFDSRRRYAAAARAADLHGFLGAPILSRDREPLGLIAILTRRPREFAAREKHLIEQLASSAALAIENARLLGDLRDKTRELESANQRLETLLEEQAALREIVRQINLPDLDQLLTVLAERALKLLRVDHIQVRLVDDNGAIRTVALAGEGAERYRSQTRASGEGRSTWIMKNRRPLVIRDVGQDMYFGPGNLMQELGVKAYLGVPLISRQQQAIGVLIATSLGERSFTNDEIVLAEQLAAGAAVAIENAKLFQEVQEASKKIEEAFRTKTAFMNTMAHELRTPISVILGTHELFAQGIYGELTEEQKEAWERVRRNAQALLDLINEILNLVRLESKRVPLQIDRVEIAPLLLDLVSGLQPLAAKKGLELNLAAAGDIAIESDAAKIRTVLQNLVANAIKYTDRGRVDVRASLLDGPAGTGRVALSVSDTGIGLKQEDLKRIFEAFYMAEGVDRQKYPGTGLGLCIVQRLVELLGGSVEVESELGKGSTFTVTLPVNHPQARARPQEPGGRRHPPAGKPALNSEPSNSKNSVD
- a CDS encoding aldehyde dehydrogenase family protein, whose product is MAEIFKNYIDGRWRDARSGRTFENRNPANRHDLIGEFPASSAQDIEEAVCAAEKAARHWRLVPAPKRGERLYRVGELLRQRKEEIARVMTREMGKILKETRGDVQEGIDTAFYAGGEGRRLFGETTPSELPDKFAMSVRSPVGVCGLITPWNFPMAIPTWKLFPALLCGNTVILKPAEDTPHTAVKLFEILEEAGLPPGVANLVHGRGEEVGAALVRHPRVALISFTGSAAVGREVAAVCGQQLKRVALELGGKNAQLVLEDADLDLALEGALWGAFGTTGQRCTATSRLILHRAIKQRFTDMLVARAEKIRIGDGLDESVEMGPLINQAAREKVQRYVEIGKQEGARLLTGGSTYEEGRCADGYFYRPTIFDQVRPSMRIAQEEIFGPVLSIIEVGSFEEGIEVMNGTSYGLSSSIYTRDVDRAFRAVRDIEAGITYVNGPTIGAEVHLPFGGVKNTGNGHREAGTTVYDIFTEWKSVYVDYSGKLQKAQIDNVD